CCCCAGTAGAGGTTCAATCAGCACCAGATCGTTGTCACCGGAGCTGGATATTGGTTTCCCTGGAAATGCCCAACCACGACTGGGTTGGACTGGAGCTGGAAATTCTGGCGCTAGTGGAAGATTACTTCCAGGGAGAGAACCCAAACTCCTTGGTCCGGGAGAAGGTAGCCCGCCATCACGGGTATTTTATGGTTATCCAGATGGTGGGATTTCAATCGGGCGTGGAAATCCAAATCAACTTGGGCCACAAGGACCCTTTATTAGTGCTCCCCATGGTATAACAGTTCCAAATCAAATCGGGGGAGTATACTCAATTGACCCTGCTGCAGTGCGATTTAGCCAAGACAGTTGTAATTACTACTTTAAAAATGGTGGTAACATTGATGATTTAGCTGCAGCATTAAGAAATGGTCAGGTTAGTCCAATGGACATTCCCGAAATCCGCCTTGTTGAAAAAGATGGGCTATTCTTTTCACTAGATAATCGCCGTCTTGAAACCTTCAGAAGAGCGCAAATACCAATTCGCTATAGAATGGCGACAGTAAGTGAAATTCAACATGATGCTTTCAAGTTCACTACAACAAATGATGGTGTCTCAATATATGTAAGGAACGAACCAAGATGATAAGTCCTGAACAAGCCAAATCAATTAAAACAAAAGAAGATCTTGTCAACTTTATCAAGCTACTGGTCAGAGATCTTAAAGATGACCCTGACTCTTGGGAAAATTCACGGCTTGACCACTACCTTGATGCTCTTTCAGCCTGGACTGAAGACATGGAAGGGTTTTTTGCAAATGTCGGTGAACCTTTTCCAGAAACCCCAAATTGGAGACTCATTGGAATTATGTTACTTGCTGCTAAAAGGTATGAATAATTATCCATCCAATAATTCAAAAGATTTCTAGCTTGTGGTGCGCTGGTCGTCTGGAATTTCCCGAACCAAGCGACCCAGTGCAGCATCTTCCAGCAATTCCTCAAGGAGAGCACTATATTCCGGCAAGGGCAGGACCGCCGCCGTGCGGTTTCCCTCTTGATCCACAATGTAGTTGATTCCAGCCATAGGTTTTCCTTTCGGTTGAAGTGTCTTTCGCTGGCGGCCAGTGGCTCAAACTGCTTCTTTTGAAACAATCCACTTGCTCCTGCCTCCCGGTCAGGCCGGGCAATGGGTCACTTGAACGTGAGGTGTTCAATTTGAACAGTTGATCAGGGTGAATCCGGATCACGTCTGGCGTGGAGGCACGTGAGCACCCGGACGCTTTTACCCTGAACCGTGAAAAACAGGTGGTAGGGAAAGCGATTGATCACCATTCGCCGAACTTCTTTATAGACAACCGGATACGCCAGTGGGAATTGGGTAATCCGGACCAGTGCCGCATCAACCGCCGCCAACCAGTCCTCTTCCAGACCAGGGTGGTGGGCCTTGTACCAGCGAAAGACGGCAAAGATGTCGTTTTTCGCCTTGTGCCGGATGACCAGCTTGAAACTCATGGCCGTGACCTCAGTTCGGCTTTGGCGGCGTCCCAACTCAGTTCATCATCCGGGTTGGCTTCCACATCGGCCAAACTCCAGTCCAGTTCGGCTTTTTGAGCCTGAGTCAGCGGCAATTCGGCGGCTTCGGCTTCCACGCTTTCCCAGATTTCCAAGGCCAGGGCAATCCGGTCCGCCGGACTCATCTGCAAAATTGATTCACGCAATTCCACGTTCATTTCCTGCTCCTCCTGATTGATTACCTGACCGCCATGGCCTGAACCCGTTTCTTGAACAAAAACGCATCCAAAAAGGCTTTGACCACCAGTTTGTCGGCTTCGGGCAAGGTTTCCACTTCCTGAAATTGCCGCAACAGTTCCCGATCTTCAAACTGGGATTTGGCGGTTTCCTGCATTGCTCCATTCAACAGAAAATCTCCGGTGACCTCCAGGACTTCCGCTAGGCGTTCAGCAAAAGTTGTTTGAGTCGTCATCGGTTTAGCATCCAAGTCTTTGATTTGAAAGCTATTATAGCTGATTCACCTTGCCGTGTCGATAAAAATGGAGTGCAGATGCCAAATATAAAGCGTCTTTGTCTAGTGTGAAATTCTTTCCATAAAGAAGCCAAGATGCTTCATTTAACAGAGCATAAGTCTAGGAGGAGGTTTTGCAATGCCACACTACAGTGAAAGCGAAATAGAGGACGTGTGAAGCGGGCGAACCGGTTGGAGGACCTGGCGCGGGCGTGTGGGTGTGAATTGAAGAAGCACGGAGTGAACAAGTTGGTGATGCGGTGCTTATGGCATCAGGAAAAAACGCCGTCGCTGGCGGCCAGTGGCTCAAACCTGCTCTGTGTGATGAAGATATCACCCACCATTTCACAAGGCATCGGGGTCAAGGCCCAGTTCCTTGAGTTTGGCAGCCAGTTTTTCGGCTTTCAGGCGTTCTGCTTCAGCTTTGAGAAGCGCTTCTTCTTTGGCGATTGTTTCAGCTTCCTTTTCGGTGTGTGTCAGAATCAATCTGGCCTGAGCCTCTGCCAGGTGGTTCAAAGCTTCTTCCTTGAGTTTGAGTTCCTGTCCAGCTTTGTCGGTGTCAGGTGTGCGGACCGACACGGCTGTTCCCAACCGGGATTGGACTTCCAGCCAGTCACGGGGTGAGAGTTTTCCGATCACTGTGACATCCGTGGCCGGAAAGGTCAGTAGGAAACTTCTGAACGCCGTGGAAGCCCGCAATCCAGCGCTTGACCAATCCAGCAACTGGTAATCGGTTGGGCCGGTGGCTCTGGCAACTTGCGTGGTCAACACGCCGACGATCACGTCCGGTCGGGTGCGATGGTATTCGGCACTGGACACCACGACCGCTGGACGCCGTTTCGTGGCATGCGCTCCCGCAAACATCACGTCACGACATCTCCAGGATTAACCACCCTTATTTTTCTTCTTCTAGTGATTGCACATAATGCCAGGAAGCGACGGCGGCTTCCCGCAGGTCAACGTCCGTCCAGTCGTCGCTGTCCTCTATCGGTAACCGTTCCCGATACCTTACCGCCAGCGAATCCAGAAACTGCTCCACTTCCGCCAGGGTTTCCGGCGGCAGACGTTTGATTTTTTCCAGTAAAAGCTGTTCGTGCGTTGTCATAATCTGAAAGATCCTCAGTTGTTCGCTACCTGATAACATCCCTTGTTTGGAATGGTTTACCAACCGAGTCTCAACAGTCACATAAAATTGGTCTCCCGCACTTTTGGTGATGCATTGAGCCTAAGGTTTTGCTCCCAAAAGTCTTGCAAATTGTGAAGCACCTTTTTGATTTTTAAACTATAAGTAGTGTTGAACCAGTAATTTACTTGCCAGACTATCAGCGAAATTGCGGAAGAGCCAATTTTACGTGATTTTTTTCAAGGTAGCTGACCTTCAGCAAGCAGTTAAGAATAGAGACGTAACCGGTGTTATAGCATTTCAGAAGATGATCCCTCCCTGGGAGCGCTGGCATCTTGCCGGCAAATGATTGAAGATTAACCGTTTGGTGCCGGCAGGATGCCGGCGCTCCCAGGAAATATTTACCTGAAAATATAGAATTTACTCACCATCAGAAATTGAAGCTTGAATACATACTGACCTGTACCTAACTCCATATTGGAAAAAGCTTGCGGTCAAATGGAATGTTGAGCCCTGACAATATGTTGTGAACGAGGTTATTCCTCCCAGGCTTATAACGGTTAAATGACAGGAGAAAAAGATGAAGCTGTATTTTTTAGAGAAGTATTTAGGTGAGGTAGTTGAAGAAGGTGACGATTTTCCCTGGAAAATTGGGTTATTTTCACCCAACAGCAATGCAGACAGTTTCAAAGACTTTTTTGCTTATATGGTCAGTGAAGATGTGCAAGAAACCGAACCCCCTTTTTCTGCAGAGCTTTTGGATGATGAGAGTTGGTTTCTTGTGGATGATAGCAATCAGAGGCACAAAATTTCCGTTCCTGCGATTCACCCAGATAACTCAATATGGTGGATATGGCGACCATTTTGATTTCAGGTAACCCTCTGAGGTTATCTCAATTTGTTGCAAACCAGAATTTTGCCAACCACAGAGCTACTAAGTTGAGATAATTTGCTTCTTTAGCCAGAAACCCAACCAAATCAAATGCTTGAGCCTGTCGTTGATCGGCGGGCTTTTGATTTTTCCAAGCAGTGGTTGCTCTAATTTCTATCGAGCATCGGAGTCAAGGCCCAGTACCTTGAGTTTGGCCGCCGGTTTTTCGGCTTTCAGGTGTTCGGTTTTGGTTTTGTCGGTGTCAGCCAGGATACCAAAGCGGCTTCCTTTTACAAAAATTTCACCAAACCCACTCCGGTTGTCTGCTATTCTAGGTTCTCTTTTTTCGCATTCACCAAACCCGTTTCTCTCAAAACGAATTCATCATCTTTCCTGCAGCCAGGTTGCTTAGGCTGGTTGGGAAATTTGCCTCCAGGTCATCTCGAACTGGAGTAAATTGGGTTGCAAACTATTGTAAATAAATTCTTTTATGAGATTATCCCTGCTGTTTCAAAGGAGAACTTCATCGCATGGCTGACAAACCTGATCAACCGGATACCAAACCGGGGCTGCTTCCAAATCTCAGTCGGCGGAAATTTCTCGCCGGCGCTGGCCTGGCCGGTGCTGGTGCCGTCATCGCTGATAAAATCTATTCAGAAATCAAAGGGGAATCATCTTCAACTGCTGTTGAAGCCAATAACGTCCCGGCTGGTGCCATTCCGGTCACATTGACGGTGAACGGCACGAACCGGACGGTTACGGTTGAACCCCGAACCACCCTGCTGTGTGCTTTGCGTGACCATGCCGAGCCACCCGTAACTGGGCCCAAACTGGTATGTGACCAGGGAACGTGCGGTGCATGCACGGTCCTGCTTGATGATAAACCTGTGTATGGATGTCTGGTTCTGGCGGTGGATGCTGTTGGAAAAAAAATCACGACGGTCGAAGGGCTTGGCGCCCCCGACAATATGAGTCCGCTCCAGGCATCGTTTGTTGAACAAGACGCCATGATGTGTGGATTTTGCACTCCAGGGTTTGTCACCACGATTTCCGCCTATTTGAAGCAAAACCCAAATCCAACCACCGACCAGATTCGCGAAGCCTGTAAAGGCAATTTCTGCCGATGCGGCACCTATCCCAAGGTCTTTGAAGCGGCTCTGTCATCAGTCAAAGGGCAACGTCGAGCAGCTTCTGACCTGTTTGCCAAATTTGGAGAGGAGGCATAACCGCACATGCAGGACCAACCGAAACCAAAGCGCAAAATCAAGGTGCCGCGGGTTGTAAACGGCATCGAAACCATGGTTGAAATTGAAGTTGATGACACATCTGGTCCCGGGTGGGGGCCCAATGACCGCCATCGCCTTCTGAACAAACGCATTCCTCGGGTTGATGGACCCGTCAAAGCAACCGGAACCGCTCAGTATTCCTATGATGTGAAGTTGCCCGGAATGCTCTATGGCCGGATTTTGGGTTCGCCACACGCCCGGGCCAGAGTGACAAGCCTGGATTTGAGTGGAGCTGAAAAAATCAAAGGCGTGAAAGCGGCCATCAGTGCCAGGGAAGAAGTTCGATATGAAGGCGAACCGGTGGCTGCCGTAGCCGCCATCACACCCGAACTGGCCGAAGATGCCATTCGGGCCATTAAAGTGACCTATGAAGTTCTGCCACATACAGTCACGGCTAAAGATGCCCTCCGGCCAAATTCTCCGAAAGTCTTTGAAGAAGGAAATGTCGAACCACAAGGAAAACAAGGGGATCCAGCCAAAGTGGCGGCGGCTTTCGCCGGGTGTGATGCCGTGATTGAGGCTGATTACCAAACACCGATGGTTCATCATGCCTGTCTGGAAACCCACGGCGTTGTGGTTGACTATCGCGGTGGTGATACGGCCACGATTTATGCTTCAACCCAGGGCACGTTCACCGTTTCGGGTGATGCCGCCAAAGAGCTTGGGTTGCAACAAAGCGCGGTCACCACAGTGGTGGAGCACATGGGCGGTGGTTTTGGCGCCAAATTCGGACTTGGCCTGGAAGGGAGCCTGGCCTGTCGGCTTTCGAAAAAAACCAGTGCACCGGTCAAAATGATGCTCACCCGGAAAAATGAGTTTTTGATGGCTGGAACGCGGTCTGGTTCCTGGCAAAAACTCAAGGGCGGTGCCCGCAAAGACGGAACACTGGTGGCGTTGCAGGCGACTCAGTATAAGCTCGGCGGGCTTGGCGATGGGTCACAGGCTGGACAGCCGTATGTGTATAAGGTTGAAAACTTTTATCGTGAGATTGCGGCGCTCCATACCAATCTTGATTCCTCACGAGCGTTTCGCGCCCCAGGTCACCCGCAGGCGTCATATGCGATTGAATCATTGATTGATGAACTGGCCTACAAACTGGAACTGGATCCGGTTGAATTCCGCAAGAAAAACCTGACGGACCCGGTGTATCACCGTCAACTTGACCGAGGCGCCAAAGAAATCGGCTGGAGCAAGCGCAACCCCAAGCCAGGTGGAACCCCTGGACCTCGAAAACGCGGCATGGGCTGTGCAGTTGGAGTCTGGGGCGGTGGTGGCCGGCCTCAATGCCAGGTGGATGTGACGATTACCCGTGATGGACTGGTTACCGTAGCGGTTGGGACACAGGACCTTGGAACTGGAACCCGGACCTACGTCCGGGCGATTGTGGCTGAGGAACTGGGCCTGACGCTCAACGATGTCACCGAAAAAATCGGGCGTTCAACCCTTGGGGCCGCGAATCCGTCGGGTGGTTCAACCACGGCGGCTTCACTGGCGCCTGCCGTCAAAGACGCGGCATTCAAGGCACGGACAACGGTTGCCGAGAAGGTCGCTCCCGTGATGGGGGCCAAACCTGAGGAAGTCACATTTCTGAATGGAAAAGTAATCGCCGGTGCCCGCCCGCTCGGGTGGAAACAAGCCTGTGCGGCGCTTCCGCCAGCCGGAATCACCGTGCGGGGTGAGTGGAAACCGGGCCTTTCTGAAAATGGCGTTCACGGAGCCTGTTTTGCTGAAGTCGAAGTTGATGTCGAAACCGGTCATATCAAGCCGATTAAAATGGTGCATGTGCAGGACATTGGCCTTCCGCTTAACCGGCTGGCGGTTGAAAGCCAGATCAATGGCGGGATGATTCAATCACTTGGGATGGCCCTCTATGAAAGCCGGGTGGTGGATTCGCAACTGGGAATTACCCTCAATCCTGGGTTTGGCGACTACAAGCTGCCAGGATCGCTCGAAATGCCCGAACTCATTCCCATTATTGATGATGAAGACACCCGTGAAGCCGTGATTGGTGTCGGTGAACCCGCGTTGATTCCAGCGGTCGGTGCCCTGGCCAATGCCGTGTTTCATGCCTGCGGCGTTCGAGTCCGCGAACTGCCAATTACACCTGATAAAATTTTAATGGGTTTGTTCAAATAGGGGGAAACGACATGAAGGCATTTGAATGGGTAAATCCAACCACCGTCGCTGAAGCCGTCAAACAGCTTTCGACCCAGGTGAGCGACCCGAAAGAAGCGCCGCGGCCTCTGGCTGGTGGTCAGGACCTGTTGACGACCATGAAAGATTACATCACGCAGCCGGTGCGCGTGGTCAACCTCAAATCCATTCCTGGACTGAATAAAATTGAGGGCGATGCCAAAAAAGGACTCAAAATCGGGGCTCTGGTGACGCTCTCACAGTTGGAAGAACATCCAGAGATTCGCAAAAACTTTCCCGCCATTGCCGAAGCCGCTCATTCAGTGGCTTCACCGCAGATTCGAAATCTCGGCACCATTGCCGGCAATCTGTGTCAGCGTCCCCGGTGCTGGTATTTTCGGCTGGAACACGTCGTCTGTCTGAAAAAAGGCGGTGACCAGTGCTATGCCGAAGCGGGTGAAAACAAATACAACGCGATTTTGGGTGGCGGACCGTCCTATATTGTCCATCCATCTGATTTGGCGCCGGCACTGGTGGCACTTGGCGCCAGCGTGGTCATTGTTGGATCAAATGGGAATCGAACGGTCGAACTTGAGAAATTTTTCAAGCTTCCAAGCCAGGGAGACCTGCTCCGGGAAAACGTTCTGGCCGACAATGAACTCATCACCGAAATTCAGGTGCCGGCATCGCCGATGGCCAGCCGTTCAACCTACTTGAAATTCAAGGAACGGGAATCGCTGGATTTTGCGCTGTCTGCCGTGGCCGCAGCCGTTGAACTGGACGCGGCTGGGAAGGTCAAACAGGCCCGGCTGGTTCTGGGTGGCGTGGCCCCAACGCCGTGGCGGGTTCCAAAAGCCGAAAGCTATCTGGTTGGGAAAAAACTGGACGAGGCGACGCTCCAGGAAGCCGCCAAACTGGCCCTGGAAGGCGCCCAACCACTTTTGCATAACCAGTACAAGGTACCGTTGACCCAGACGCTGGTTCGACGAGCCCTGAACCAGCTTGGCGACGGTAAATCAGCCTAAGGAGGGGTTATGAGCAAAGACGATTCATTTGACAATTCAACTGTTGACCCACTTGGGAGCGCGGCGGCTCCCGTATTCAATAGCCCGTTTTGTGGTGAACTGCGGTCAAAAAACTACTTTCTGCTCGATGTCCTGCCAACCAGTGCCGAGCAGTATTTGGATCCAAGCGGTCATTGCTGGTGTTTTATGACCCATCAAGTGGTCGGCCCAGACGGAGGGAAGGTGCATCCAAACCGATGTACTTCAGACCGACGATGTTACAAATCGGCGCTGGCTTGATGAACCGCCCATCAATGGAGTTTGTGTTATGCGAAAGAAATGGATAGCTGTGAGTGTAATGCTGCTGGTGATGGTCCTTCCAGGGTTTGGAAGCGAACCAAAGGCCGGGGCAATTTCAGGTGATTATGTCGAAGCCCGGACGGCAAGCGTCTTCGCCGGTGCCTGTCACTACAATGGGGAGGTGGTCACGATTGGCCGGGATGCCATTTTGGCCTGGAATATTACTTCAGGCGAGTGGAACGGGGTTTCGCTTGCGGGAGTGAAGGCCATGGCGGTGGTGGAAAGTGATCTCAATCTGGAAAAACCGACAGGCCGTCACCAATCAGAACTGGTAGTGGATAGCGCGGCAACCGAAGCCCAGGCTCAGGCCGTCGCCCAGGCCCTGGCCACCAAATATGCCGCATCATTGGGGAAAGTGGTTGCCATTCGCCGGCTCCCAGTTTCTTTTGAACATCAACCAACGGGGTATCAAATCAAAGCGGCTGGGTTTGCTTCATTAACAGTGCAACCGATGCCAAACAATGCCTGTTGCACAATGCCGGGGTTGGTGTGGTATGCACCGTTGGTCCCACTCCAGAATCGGAAAGTGGGTTATACCGTCAATGCCAGCTATGAAGGCAGTCAGGTCGGTATGCCCTGGTCACGCGCCTCTGAAAACAGTGCTTTTTACGGGACATTCTGACTATCGTGGGATAGAAGAAGGTACGGAAATCAGTTTCGGAGAGACGTTGAGTCAAATATTTCAACCATCCTTCCGTTCGCAAAAAACGAAAGGATGGTTTCCTATTTTTGGGTGCTGGCTCCTTGCTGAGAGACTTCGGCGTCATCCTGGAGTCCACACTCAGTCACCGCCGCGCATTTTCCATCGTGAGTCATTTGGAAGCTCTCCAGCCAGTCGTCAAAACCCGAGGTGGGCTCTAACCCAGGACTGGAACTCAAGGCTGGGTCTTCTGAACCCATGACTGATTCATCCTTCACCAAATCGGTGACTGCTTGAAAGCGGAATGATTCCCGCGCCAGCCAGTGGGCTGTTTCTCTTATTGTTTTTCGTGACACTAAAAGCATTGAAACTCCTGAAAAAATAGAAGGTGTTCAAAAAAACCGGTATCAACCCAGAGTAAGTTCCCGTGGTATAACCCGAGGCGACTGGAGATTGACGTGATTTTGAAGTCAGAGTCTTACGTAAAAATTGAGTTCAGGTTCAGATGAGAAATCAAAGGTATTTGAGAAAATGATCCGCCACCTGGATACAAGCTATGCTGTGGTAATTGTATGCCCACCACAGTGAGTCGCAGATCAAATACAGGGTCAATGCTTTCTCATTTCTTCCTCATTAGGAGTCGAGTTTTGAAGCCCGGCGACAGGCTGGACAATGCCCATTGAACTGAGAATTTCAGTAACTTCTTCACACTCAGGGCCATT
Above is a genomic segment from Acidobacteriota bacterium containing:
- a CDS encoding xanthine dehydrogenase family protein molybdopterin-binding subunit; translation: MQDQPKPKRKIKVPRVVNGIETMVEIEVDDTSGPGWGPNDRHRLLNKRIPRVDGPVKATGTAQYSYDVKLPGMLYGRILGSPHARARVTSLDLSGAEKIKGVKAAISAREEVRYEGEPVAAVAAITPELAEDAIRAIKVTYEVLPHTVTAKDALRPNSPKVFEEGNVEPQGKQGDPAKVAAAFAGCDAVIEADYQTPMVHHACLETHGVVVDYRGGDTATIYASTQGTFTVSGDAAKELGLQQSAVTTVVEHMGGGFGAKFGLGLEGSLACRLSKKTSAPVKMMLTRKNEFLMAGTRSGSWQKLKGGARKDGTLVALQATQYKLGGLGDGSQAGQPYVYKVENFYREIAALHTNLDSSRAFRAPGHPQASYAIESLIDELAYKLELDPVEFRKKNLTDPVYHRQLDRGAKEIGWSKRNPKPGGTPGPRKRGMGCAVGVWGGGGRPQCQVDVTITRDGLVTVAVGTQDLGTGTRTYVRAIVAEELGLTLNDVTEKIGRSTLGAANPSGGSTTAASLAPAVKDAAFKARTTVAEKVAPVMGAKPEEVTFLNGKVIAGARPLGWKQACAALPPAGITVRGEWKPGLSENGVHGACFAEVEVDVETGHIKPIKMVHVQDIGLPLNRLAVESQINGGMIQSLGMALYESRVVDSQLGITLNPGFGDYKLPGSLEMPELIPIIDDEDTREAVIGVGEPALIPAVGALANAVFHACGVRVRELPITPDKILMGLFK
- a CDS encoding (2Fe-2S)-binding protein — translated: MADKPDQPDTKPGLLPNLSRRKFLAGAGLAGAGAVIADKIYSEIKGESSSTAVEANNVPAGAIPVTLTVNGTNRTVTVEPRTTLLCALRDHAEPPVTGPKLVCDQGTCGACTVLLDDKPVYGCLVLAVDAVGKKITTVEGLGAPDNMSPLQASFVEQDAMMCGFCTPGFVTTISAYLKQNPNPTTDQIREACKGNFCRCGTYPKVFEAALSSVKGQRRAASDLFAKFGEEA
- a CDS encoding type II toxin-antitoxin system Phd/YefM family antitoxin, which produces MAGINYIVDQEGNRTAAVLPLPEYSALLEELLEDAALGRLVREIPDDQRTTS
- a CDS encoding DUF1326 domain-containing protein yields the protein MRKKWIAVSVMLLVMVLPGFGSEPKAGAISGDYVEARTASVFAGACHYNGEVVTIGRDAILAWNITSGEWNGVSLAGVKAMAVVESDLNLEKPTGRHQSELVVDSAATEAQAQAVAQALATKYAASLGKVVAIRRLPVSFEHQPTGYQIKAAGFASLTVQPMPNNACCTMPGLVWYAPLVPLQNRKVGYTVNASYEGSQVGMPWSRASENSAFYGTF
- a CDS encoding xanthine dehydrogenase family protein subunit M, with translation MKAFEWVNPTTVAEAVKQLSTQVSDPKEAPRPLAGGQDLLTTMKDYITQPVRVVNLKSIPGLNKIEGDAKKGLKIGALVTLSQLEEHPEIRKNFPAIAEAAHSVASPQIRNLGTIAGNLCQRPRCWYFRLEHVVCLKKGGDQCYAEAGENKYNAILGGGPSYIVHPSDLAPALVALGASVVIVGSNGNRTVELEKFFKLPSQGDLLRENVLADNELITEIQVPASPMASRSTYLKFKERESLDFALSAVAAAVELDAAGKVKQARLVLGGVAPTPWRVPKAESYLVGKKLDEATLQEAAKLALEGAQPLLHNQYKVPLTQTLVRRALNQLGDGKSA
- a CDS encoding type II toxin-antitoxin system RelE/ParE family toxin, whose amino-acid sequence is MSFKLVIRHKAKNDIFAVFRWYKAHHPGLEEDWLAAVDAALVRITQFPLAYPVVYKEVRRMVINRFPYHLFFTVQGKSVRVLTCLHARRDPDSP
- a CDS encoding addiction module protein, coding for MNVELRESILQMSPADRIALALEIWESVEAEAAELPLTQAQKAELDWSLADVEANPDDELSWDAAKAELRSRP